Proteins from one Sabethes cyaneus chromosome 2, idSabCyanKW18_F2, whole genome shotgun sequence genomic window:
- the LOC128735703 gene encoding serine-rich adhesin for platelets-like: MASGSGSLAKDDSKWYFTSEQLANSPSRRCGIDADQELMYRQRAANFIQDMGQRLQVTQLCINTAIVYMNRFYALHSFTRFNRNRIAAAALFLAAKVEEQPRKLEHIIKVAPDLLKGSYAEQAQDLVDNENILLRTLGFDMAIDHPHMHIIKTCHMVKASKDLARTSYFMASNSLHLTTMCLQYKPTVVACFCIHLACKWSRWEIPQSTEGHHWFYYVDKSVTPDLLKQLTDEFVHIFDRCPTRLKQNAKSIHADQAQLDVSNRRSASSSSGMPEPSSISRGHHHRSLSQSQHKQNSANGDPMLKTSQSSSSSNSKLSSSSSSSSRSRDRPSFSSSQQQQQQHNQSQTLTSSSGQYGSSDVIGKMQQPVQHHSGSRSGGPSQSSSSTSARSSYTHQGIIDPKNRMIANNKTTNLQQQYKNQLQQLSSSSESSFYLVDDSDRLKDSMQICTPPKQSKPSSIFSPDWTQVENNSSSVANTVKARPQAHPPSLVKDINVRPSSREKKPVLPLFSDQHKQGSETPKKERRSDVATASSGNQQPKSAEKKTATSASNLKRPIEPIEKLPTAGQAPTNRSLPNSKQIRNDNGTDPRESKVRKVAVPSPSDQLFASTFDLANAGRLDVSNRRRASSSSGMPESSSISRGIDDAGSTSSRHHRSSSQSQHKQNSASGDPMLKTSLSSSSSNSMLSSSSSSSFRSRDRPSSSSSQQQQQQHNQSQTLTSSSGQYGSSAVIGKIQQPVQHHSGSRSGGPSQSSSSTSARSSYKHEGILDPKNRMIANNKTTNLQHQYKNQLQQLSSSSESSFYLVDDSDRLTDSMQICTPPKQSKPSSIFSPDWTQVENNSSSVANTVKARPQAHPPSLVKDINVRPSSREKKPVLPLFSDQHKQGSETPKKERRSDAAMASSGNQQPKSAEKKTATSASSLKRPIEPIKKLPTACQAPTNRSLPNSKQIRNDNGTDPRKSKVRKVAVPSPSDQLFASTFDLANAGRLDVSNRRRASSSSGMPESSSISRGIDDAGSTSSRHHRSSSQSQHKQNSASGDPMLKTSLSSSSSNSKLSSSSSSSSRSRDRPSSSSSQQQQQQHNQSQTLTSSSGQYGSSAVIGKMQQPVQHHSSSRSGGPSQSSSSTLARTKHSTIAKNTTTNLQQQFKNQLQQLSSSSESSFYLIDDINQLTDSMQICTPPKQSKPSSIFSPDWTQVENNSSSVANTVKARPQAHPPSLVKDINVRPSSREKKPVLPLFSDQHKQGSETPKKERRSDAAMASSGNQQPKSAERKTATSSSSLKRPIESTQSVNNIFTGNTTHTSDLLGIKKLPTAGQAPTKRSLPNSKQIRNDNGTDPRKSKVRKVAVPSPSDQLFASTFDLANAVDKQDDGFSLFSFNDPGSLLSQPLLSNTVTSSKSSFGSTVSSIETNPALVSSLLKESLCSSERKFSTLTSSNTSSTMAANASIVSSAPGTSSSLQSIPSSGTAPSTSNMSTSLVVNQMRKVPHTIKSEPASIDVNAPTTISGTSFDPVSLLPSTSTESSGVSVGAITSNIQTLTGDILTAPSKDDEHHRSKSEKKKKKKKDKHIDKEKDKSKDREERKKHKKGKDRHRDREREKSNTTAEKPLTAPILVKLPKDKLNLLFLSDKPEVPAKRASTFAASGSGTPASSDSGLNIKIPKGRLSW, encoded by the coding sequence ATGGCGTCTGGTAGCGGCAGTCTAGCAAAGGATGACTCCAAGTGGTACTTCACCTCAGAGCAGCTGGCCAATTCGCCTAGCCGCAGGTGCGGCATAGACGCCGATCAGGAGCTTATGTACAGACAACGGGCGGCAAATTTCATTCAAGACATGGGCCAGCGATTGCAAGTAACACAACTATGTATTAATACTGCAATTGTGTACATGAACCGATTCTATGCGCTTCATTCCTTCACGCGCTTTAATCGTAACAGAATAGCGGCGGCTGCGCTTTTCCTTGCAGCTAAGGTGGAAGAGCAACCCCGGAAACTCGAGCATATTATCAAAGTAGCTCCTGATCTTCTAAAGGGAAGCTATGCGGAACAGGCACAGGACCTGGTAGACAATGAGAATATTCTACTGCGAACGCTCGGGTTTGACATGGCCATCGATCATCCACATATGCACATCATCAAAACATGCCATATGGTTAAAGCTTCCAAGGACTTAGCACGGACGTCATACTTTATGGCTTCTAATAGTTTACACCTGACGACCATGTGTCTGCAATACAAACCGACTGTTGTGGCCTGCTTTTGTATACACTTAGCGTGTAAATGGTCCCGATGGGAGATCCCTCAATCGACCGAAGGCCATCATTGGTTTTATTACGTAGACAAGTCTGTCACGCCGGATCTCCTGAAACAGCTTACAGATGAGTTTGTTCACATCTTTGATCGCTGCCCAACACGGTTGAAGCAAAATGCAAAATCAATACACGCTGACCAAGCACAATTGGACGTTTCGAACCGAAGAAGTGCGAGCAGTTCCTCCGGCATGCCAGAGCCCTCGTCTATTTCACGAGGCCATCATCATCGGTCATTGTCACAATCACAACATAAACAAAACTCTGCTAATGGTGACCCGATGCTGAAAACATcacaatcatcatcatcgtccaaTTCAAAGTTATCTTCATCTTCCTCCAGTAGTTCCCGCTCCCGCGATCGTCCTTCCTTTTCATCatcacaacagcagcagcaacagcataaTCAATCGCAAACGCTTACAAGCAGCAGTGGTCAGTATGGCTCAAGTGATGTAATTGGAAAAATGCAACAGCCGGTACAGCACCACAGCGGCAGTCGATCCGGTGGACCATCCCAATCGTCGTCTTCAACGTCGGCGCGAAGCAGTTACACGCATCAGGGTATTATAGATCCTAAAAATCGCATGATAGCCAACAACAAAACAACCAATCTCCAACAGCAATACAAAAACCAGTTGCAACAATTATCAAGCAGTTCAGAGTCGTCCTTCTACCTTGTTGACGACAGTGACCGATTAAAAGATTCCATGCAAATTTGCACACCTCCCAAACAGTCGAAGCCATCGTCGATTTTCAGCCCGGACTGGACTCAGGTAGAGAATAATAGTTCTAGTGTGGCAAACACAGTCAAAGCTCGCCCACAAGCTCATCCTCCGAGTCTGGTGAAAGATATTAATGTAAGACCCAGCAGCAGGGAAAAGAAACCTGTGTTACCATTGTTTTCGGACCAACATAAGCAGGGTTCCGAAACTCCTAAGAAAGAACGACGCTCCGATGTTGCAACGGCTTCCAGTGGTAACCAACAACCGAAATCGGCCGAGAAGAAGACAGCTACCTCTGCATCAAACTTAAAACGACCTATTGAACCTATTGAAAAACTTCCTACTGCTGGCCAAGCACCAACGAATCGATCACTtccaaatagtaaacaaattcGCAACGACAACGGTACTGATCCTCGGGAATCCAAAGTACGAAAAGTGGCAGTACCATCACCTTCGGATCAGCTATTTGCTTCGACATTCGATTTAGCCAATGCCGGACGTTTGGACGTTTCGAACCGAAGACGTGCGAGCAGTTCCTCCGGCATGCCAGAGTCCTCGTCTATTTCACGAGGCATCGACGACGCTGGCTCGACGTCTTCTAGGCATCATCGGTCATCATCACAATCACAACATAAACAAAACTCTGCTAGTGGTGACCCGATGCTGAAAACAtcactatcatcatcatcgtccaaTTCAATGTTGTCTTCATCTTCCTCCAGTAGCTTCCGCTCCCGCGATCGGCCTTCCTCTTCATCatcacaacagcagcagcaacagcataaTCAATCGCAAACGCTTACAAGCAGCAGTGGTCAGTATGGCTCAAGTGCTGTAATTGGAAAAATACAACAGCCGGTACAGCACCACAGCGGCAGTCGATCCGGTGGACCATCCCAATCGTCGTCTTCAACGTCGGCGCGAAGCAGTTACAAGCATGAGGGTATTCTAGATCCTAAAAATCGCATGATAGCCAACAACAAAACAACCAATCTCCAACATCAATACAAAAACCAGTTGCAACAATTATCAAGCAGTTCAGAGTCGTCCTTCTACCTTGTTGACGACAGTGACCGATTAACAGATTCCATGCAAATTTGCACACCTCCCAAACAGTCGAAGCCATCGTCGATTTTCAGCCCGGACTGGACTCAGGTAGAGAATAATAGTTCTAGTGTGGCAAACACAGTCAAAGCTCGCCCACAAGCTCATCCTCCGAGTCTGGTGAAAGATATTAATGTAAGACCCAGCAGCAGGGAAAAGAAACCTGTGTTACCATTGTTTTCGGACCAACATAAGCAGGGTTCCGAAACTCCTAAGAAAGAACGACGCTCCGATGCTGCAATGGCTTCCAGTGGTAACCAACAACCGAAATCGGCTGAGAAGAAGACAGCTACCTCTGCATCAAGCTTAAAACGACCTATTGAACCTATTAAAAAACTTCCTACTGCTTGCCAAGCACCAACGAATCGATCACTtccaaatagtaaacaaattcGCAACGACAACGGTACTGATCCTCGGAAATCCAAAGTACGAAAAGTGGCAGTACCATCACCTTCGGATCAGCTATTTGCTTCGACATTCGATTTAGCCAATGCCGGACGTTTGGACGTTTCGAACCGAAGACGTGCGAGCAGTTCCTCCGGCATGCCAGAGTCCTCGTCTATTTCACGAGGCATCGACGACGCTGGCTCGACGTCTTCTAGGCATCATCGGTCATCATCACAATCACAACATAAACAAAACTCTGCTAGTGGTGACCCGATGCTGAAAACAtcactatcatcatcatcgtccaaTTCGAAGTTGTCTTCATCTTCCTCCAGTAGTTCCCGCTCCCGCGATCGGCCTTCCTCTTCATCatcacaacagcagcagcaacagcataaTCAATCGCAAACGCTTACAAGCAGCAGTGGTCAGTATGGCTCAAGTGCTGTAATTGGAAAAATGCAACAGCCGGTACAGCACCACAGCAGCAGTCGATCCGGTGGACCATCCCAATCGTCGTCTTCAACGTTGGCGCGAACCAAACATAGCACGATAGCCAAAAACACAACAACCAATCTACAACAGCAATTCAAAAACCAGTTGCAACAATTATCAAGCAGTTCAGAGTCGTCCTTCTACCTTATTGACGACATTAACCAATTAACAGATTCCATGCAAATTTGCACACCTcctaaacagtcgaagccatcATCGATTTTCAGCCCAGACTGGACTCAGGTAGAGAATAATAGTTCTAGTGTGGCAAACACAGTCAAAGCTCGCCCACAAGCTCATCCTCCGAGTCTGGTGAAAGATATTAATGTAAGACCCAGCAGCAGGGAAAAGAAACCTGTGTTACCATTGTTTTCGGACCAACATAAGCAGGGTTCCGAAACTCCTAAGAAAGAACGACGCTCCGATGCTGCAATGGCTTCCAGTGGTAACCAACAACCGAAATCGGCTGAGAGGAAGACAGCTACCTCTTCATCAAGCTTAAAACGACCTATTGAATCTACACAATCTGTGAATAATATATTCACAGGCAATACTACTCATACAAGCGATCTGCTCGGTATTAAAAAACTTCCTACTGCTGGCCAAGCACCAACTAAACGATCACTtccaaatagtaaacaaattcGCAACGACAACGGTACTGATCCTCGGAAATCCAAAGTACGAAAAGTGGCAGTACCATCACCTTCGGATCAGCTATTTGCTTCGACATTCGATTTAGCCAATGCCGTTGACAAACAAGATGATGGATTTTCGTTGTTTTCATTTAACGACCCGGGATCACTGCTGTCGCAGCCTTTATTGAGTAACACAGTTACGAGTAGCAAGAGCAGCTTCGGTAGCACGGTAAGCAGCATAGAGACCAATCCTGCACTGGTCAGTAGTTTACTGAAGGAAAGTCTTTGCAGTAGCGAAAGGAAATTTAGCACCCTCACTAGTAGCAACACTAGCAGTACCATGGCAGCAAATGCTTCTATTGTTTCATCAGCGCCTGGAACATCATCATCTCTGCAATCGATTCCATCATCTGGTACTGCACCCTCAACTTCAAATATGAGTACGTCTTTGGTTGTTAACCAAATGCGCAAAGTACCTCACACGATTAAGAGTGAGCCCGCGTCTATTGATGTAAATGCTCCGACGACAATCAGCGGCACATCTTTCGACCCTGTTTCGTTACTACCTTCAACGTCAACGGAGTCATCTGGCGTCTCCGTTGGTGCAATTACTAGCAATATCCAAACCCTAACAGGTGATATTCTCACAGCTCCTTCCAAAGACGACGAACATCATCGTTCTAAGtcagagaagaagaagaagaagaagaaagataAGCACATCGACAAGGAGAAAGATAAATCCAAAGACAGGGAGGAGCGCAAAAAACACAAGAAAGGcaaagatcgtcatcgggatcGTGAGCGTGAAAAATCTAATACAACTGCTGAAAAACCTTTAACAGCACCGATTTTGGTCAAACTGCCTAAGGACAAACTTAATCTTCTTTTCCTTTCGGATAAGCCTGAAGTACCAGCAAAACGCGCTTCTACATTTGCTGCTTCTGGTAGCGGCACGCCAGCGTCATCCGATTCAGGACTGAATATAAAAATTCCAAAAGGCAGGTTATCCTGGTAA